A single genomic interval of candidate division WOR-3 bacterium harbors:
- a CDS encoding fibronectin type III domain-containing protein has product MILPFSLVVLLVTLSPPTGVTARDVPNDEGGKILVTWTRSSDTAVLGYQVLRQARGSESWDTLGFVGRLASRFRDDQAESHIEFRYKVLALSESESAESEPSSYAASSGQWFNLDTLPALIGSLVLAGIFLTFINVARRDRNLFIRRIAGLDAVEEALGRATEMGRPTLYVPGLSSIADVATIASLNILSEVAKKTAKFGTPLIVPNTDPIVYTVAREVVKEAYTSVGRPDAFHQDIVFYVTDQQFAFAAAVDGIMTREKPATNFLIGMFWAESLILAETGAATGAIQIAGTDAIAQLPFFITACDYTLIGEELYAASAYLSREPMLVGAMKGQDYSKALITILIVIGSFIALVTGFDVAGLL; this is encoded by the coding sequence ATGATACTGCCATTTAGCCTCGTGGTACTGCTCGTTACGCTTTCACCGCCCACTGGGGTGACCGCACGAGACGTGCCGAACGACGAAGGCGGCAAGATACTTGTAACCTGGACTCGGTCTTCAGACACGGCAGTGCTTGGCTATCAGGTCCTGCGCCAGGCCCGTGGTTCTGAGAGCTGGGATACACTGGGCTTTGTCGGCCGCCTGGCATCCCGGTTCCGCGATGACCAGGCCGAAAGTCACATCGAGTTTCGCTACAAGGTCCTGGCCCTCAGCGAGTCAGAATCAGCAGAGTCCGAGCCATCATCCTACGCGGCAAGCTCAGGTCAGTGGTTCAACCTGGACACACTGCCTGCACTAATTGGGTCCCTGGTCCTAGCCGGAATATTCCTTACGTTCATCAATGTGGCGCGTCGGGACCGCAACTTGTTCATCCGCCGCATCGCCGGACTGGACGCGGTCGAGGAAGCCCTTGGCCGCGCCACCGAGATGGGCCGACCGACACTTTACGTACCTGGTCTGTCCTCAATTGCTGATGTGGCCACCATCGCGTCCCTGAACATTCTGAGCGAGGTAGCCAAGAAGACTGCTAAGTTCGGAACGCCGCTCATCGTACCGAATACCGACCCGATTGTATATACCGTAGCCCGCGAGGTGGTAAAAGAAGCCTACACTTCAGTCGGTCGTCCTGATGCATTTCATCAGGATATTGTCTTCTACGTGACCGACCAGCAGTTTGCCTTTGCCGCGGCCGTGGACGGCATCATGACACGCGAGAAGCCGGCCACGAATTTTCTTATCGGCATGTTCTGGGCCGAGTCGCTGATTTTGGCCGAGACCGGTGCCGCGACCGGCGCGATTCAGATTGCCGGCACCGACGCCATCGCCCAACTGCCTTTCTTCATCACCGCCTGCGACTACACGCTCATTGGTGAGGAACTTTACGCCGCCTCGGCCTACCTTTCCCGCGAGCCTATGCTGGTCGGCGCAATGAAGGGCCAGGACTATTCCAAGGCGCTCATCACCATCCTGATAGTCATCGGCTCATTCATCGCCCTGGTTACGGGCTTTGATGTCGCCGGTCTGCTTTAG
- a CDS encoding aldehyde dehydrogenase family protein yields MKEYRNFINGRYVPAHSGKTYENRNPADTDDLVGVFPASDRADVDDAVAAAKAAYPRWRQVPAPRRGEIMRRATERLIARKEEFARVMTREMGKVLKETRGDVQEAIDTGLYAAGESRRLWGTVAPSELPNKMAFVTRQPMGVWGMICPWNFPMAIPSWKLFPALTCGNTAVIKPATLTPASVHNFVECLAEAGVPEGVVNVVYGTGAAVGEALLNHPEVCGVSFTGSSEVGRRIAEACGRTLKRCSLELGGKNAQIVLDDADLDLALQGVLWGAFGTTGQRCTATSRLIVQAGVYDQMLEMVVDRASKLKVGNGLDETVEMGPCVSEVQRQTVHSYVEIGKKEGAKLVCGGEPLKGGAYDNGFFYKPTVFADVMPEMRIAREEIFGPVLSVIKVKDFDEAVRVLNNTPYGLSSSIYTRNVNLAMKAIELIEAGITYVNAPTIGAECHMPFGGVKDTGNGHREGGWTAYDIFSEPKTVYIDYSGALQKAQIDNAEY; encoded by the coding sequence ATGAAAGAGTACCGTAACTTTATCAACGGCAGGTACGTGCCGGCCCATTCGGGCAAGACGTACGAGAATCGGAATCCAGCAGACACTGACGACCTTGTCGGCGTGTTTCCAGCATCAGACAGGGCCGACGTGGACGACGCTGTGGCCGCGGCCAAGGCGGCTTACCCGAGGTGGCGGCAGGTGCCAGCTCCACGGCGCGGTGAAATCATGCGCCGGGCAACTGAGAGGCTGATCGCACGTAAGGAAGAGTTTGCCCGGGTCATGACCCGGGAGATGGGCAAGGTCCTGAAGGAGACCCGAGGGGATGTGCAAGAGGCGATTGACACCGGGCTCTACGCAGCCGGCGAGAGCCGTAGGTTGTGGGGCACTGTTGCGCCTTCGGAACTGCCTAACAAGATGGCTTTTGTTACCCGTCAACCAATGGGTGTGTGGGGGATGATATGTCCGTGGAATTTTCCAATGGCGATTCCTTCGTGGAAGCTGTTTCCAGCACTGACCTGCGGCAATACTGCGGTGATCAAGCCGGCTACCCTGACGCCGGCCTCGGTGCATAACTTCGTTGAGTGCCTGGCTGAGGCCGGAGTGCCCGAGGGGGTTGTGAACGTCGTGTACGGAACCGGGGCGGCGGTCGGCGAGGCGCTGCTCAATCATCCTGAAGTGTGCGGGGTGTCGTTCACCGGTTCGTCTGAGGTTGGCCGGCGCATCGCAGAGGCGTGCGGCAGAACGCTGAAGCGGTGTTCGCTTGAGCTTGGAGGCAAGAATGCGCAAATTGTGCTGGACGACGCAGACCTTGACCTTGCACTTCAGGGTGTGCTCTGGGGTGCGTTCGGCACCACAGGGCAACGCTGTACTGCTACTTCCCGGCTTATTGTGCAGGCCGGTGTGTACGACCAGATGCTTGAGATGGTTGTGGACCGCGCGTCGAAGCTCAAGGTTGGTAATGGGTTGGACGAGACGGTTGAGATGGGGCCGTGCGTGAGCGAGGTGCAGCGTCAGACCGTGCATTCGTATGTCGAGATCGGCAAGAAGGAGGGAGCGAAGCTTGTGTGCGGCGGTGAACCCCTGAAGGGCGGGGCATATGACAATGGGTTCTTCTACAAGCCCACCGTGTTTGCGGATGTGATGCCCGAGATGAGAATTGCCCGAGAGGAAATATTCGGGCCGGTGCTCTCAGTCATCAAAGTCAAGGATTTCGATGAGGCGGTGCGCGTGCTCAACAATACGCCGTACGGCCTGTCGTCATCGATCTACACCCGGAATGTGAATCTGGCGATGAAGGCCATAGAGTTGATTGAAGCCGGGATTACCTACGTGAACGCGCCAACTATCGGGGCCGAGTGTCACATGCCGTTCGGCGGAGTCAAGGACACGGGCAACGGCCACCGCGAAGGCGGCTGGACCGCGTACGACATATTCTCCGAGCCGAAGACGGTTTACATTGACTATTCTGGCGCCCTGCAGAAGGCGCAGATAGACAATGCGGAGTACTGA